Below is a window of uncultured Cohaesibacter sp. DNA.
CGCGACATTCTGGAACGCAACGAAATCGAAGATGTCATGGTTGTCTCCCCTGACGTTGGCGGCGTCGTGCGCGCCCGCGCTCTGGCAAAACGCATTGGCGCTCCGCTCTCCATCGTCGACAAGCGCCGCGAACGCGCTGGCGAATCCGAAGTGATGAATATCATCGGCGACGTAACGGGCCGCAACTGCGTGCTGGTCGATGACATCATCGATTCCGGCGGCACCCTGTGCAACGCGGCCGAAGCGCTGATCAACAAGGGCGCAGCATCGGTCACCGCCTATATCACACACGGCGTGCTCTCCGGTGGCGCGGTTGCCCGTATCACCTCCTCAAAGCTGCGTGAGCTGGTCATCACCGATTCCATCGAGCCGACCGAAGCGGTGATCAACGCCCACAATATCCGCGTCCTCAGCGTCGCCAACCTGCTCGGCGAAGCCATTTCCCGCACGGCCAACGAGCAGTCGGTCTCTTCCCTGTTCGACTAGGAAGAAGTGCCTCAAGCCCCTCGGCCAAAGGCGGCTTGCCCCGCAAGCCGGCGATGGACAGAATTGAACCCAACCCGCAGCATTGCCAATGCTGCGGGTTTTTCTTTGGATCAATGACAGCAAAAGAAAAAGGCGCTATCGAACCAAGCTTGGCCCCACGGGCTTCTGGTCAGCGGACACCTCAACCGCAAGCATAAACGGCTGCCTGCAAAGGCCTCATCAAAATACTTTGACAAAACTAGTTTTATAGTTATTATACCCATATGAGAACACATACATCCATCGCCCTTTCTTTGGCTGCCCTCGGGCATGAAACGCGCCTTGAAGTCTTTCGCCTCCTGGTGCGGGCCGGGGATGAGGGCCTGAATGTTGGAGAGATTGGTCAACATCTCGATATGGCCGCATCGACGCTTGCACATCATCTGAAGGTCCTTGTTGATGCTGGCCTTGTCATACAGGAGCGTCAAGGGCGTCAGATTGTGAATAGGGTCGATTATGACGAGATGCGCAACACCATATCCTTCCTGACGGCAGAATGCTGCGCCGGTGTCACACTCCCCAGGGAGGGAGCAGCATAAAGAATTGTGACCTTTTTCTTTGTCTCAACATAACGATTATTCTAGGGATATGGTTATGACTGACTTTGCTCTCAACATCCGCTCAAGGACAACGCATTTCACTCAACGACTCTGGACCAAAGAAAAAGTCTGGCTGTTTATCGCCGGACTGCTGACCATTCTATTGATATTCGAGCCCGGACAAGCCGCTAAAAGTGCGCAATTTGCGGCGCGAAATTTGCTCGAGATTGCACCCTTCCTCATTCTCTCCATCTCAATGGCAGCTTACGCCGGAGCGAGTGGAGCAGACGGACTGATAGCCCGCGCATTTTCCGGCTCCGCCGCAATCATGATCCTGTTCGCAGCTCTCGCAGGTGGCCTGTCGCCTTTCTGCTCCTGCGGTGTCATCCCGCTGATTGCTGCACTTCTGGCAATGGGGGTGCCGCTCTCGGCAGTTATGGCTTTCTGGCTCGCCTCGCCGGTCATGGACCCCTCAATGTTCATCTTGACCGCGGGCGTCCTTGGCATCGAATTCGCCATCGCCAAGACGCTCGCAGCAATCGGATTAGGCCTGTTGGGAGGCTATGTTGTCCATATGCTGAATCGCACCGGCAGGTTAAACGACCCCTTGCGCGAAGGGGTGGGCAACGGTGGCTGCGGTGGCGCCAAAGTGCGCACAGTCAGGCCCGTCATATGGAAGTTCTGGCAAGAAGAAGAGCGCGTTGCCAAATTCATCGCCGAAGGGATCAAGACCACGCTCTTTCTTGCCAAATGGCTGGCCCTCGCCTTCCTTCTTGAAAGCCTGATGATGGCCTGGCTTCCCGCAGAACTGGTTGCCCGATCACTGGGCGGGTCAGGCCTCATGCCCATTATCATCGCCACCTTGGTCGGGGTGCCCGCCTATCTCAACGGTTATGCCGCGCTGCCCCTTGTCGGCGAACTGATCAGACAAGGCATGACACCGGGGGCTGGTCTATCCTTTCTGGTAGCAGGAAGCGTAACGTCCCTCCCCGCAGCAATTGCCGTCTGGGCGCTGGTTAGGAAAAAGATATTCTTCCTCTATCTCGGGATCGCGTTGACCGGCTCTCTCGGAGCAGGGCTTCTGTTTCAATATTGGACAGCGATCTGAAATCTCTAATATGGAAGCAACAGGACGAAGGAAATATCGGCAGCTTTGTCGCTATATTGAAAACCGGATCGCATATCCGCTCTTCGATAAAAGCTGCCGACGCTTTCCTAGCCTTTGCCTGAAGCGACAGGATATCCCTGTGCCGGTTCTGCGCCTCGCCATGAAAGCTTAACCCCGGCATGAAAAATCGCGGATTTCTGCCCTGCTCCTGCTTGCCAACGCGGGTCTGATGCCTTATAAGCCCTCCAGCTGCCTCTACACCCTTGGAGGAGTTGCAGCAGCGGGGCCGAAAATTCGGCCTTTTTTCTATTCTTTTCAGGAGTAAATCCAATGGCATTTGAATTCAAAGCAGAACGCCGTGACCGAGTCGGTAAGGGGTCCGCTCGTGCTCTGCGTCGCGAAGGCAAGATCCCTGCCGTCATCTATGGCGACAAGAAAGACCCTATCTCCATCGCTATCCCTTACAAGGAAACCAACCTGCAGATTCACAAGGGCGGCTTCCTGACACATATCGGGACTGTTGAAGTCGATGGCGAACAGATTCAGGTGATCCCTCGCGACTACCAGCTTGACGTTGTCCGCGACTTCCCTCTGCATGTCGACTTCCTGCGCGTTTCCCGCAGCACCCGCATCACCGTTGGTGTGCCTGTCGACTTCATCAATGAGGAAGCCTGCCCGGGCCTCAAACGTGGTGGCGCGCTCAACATCGTCCGTCGTGAAGTTGAAGTTGAGTGCCCGGCTACCGAAATTCCGGAATCCTTCGTATTCGATCTGAAAGAAGCAGATCTTGGCGATTCCATCCATATTTCGGCCATCACCATGCCTGCTGGCGTGACCCCGACCATTACCGATCGTGACTTCACCATTGCAACCATTGCAGCACCGGCTGGCTATAACGAGCCTGCTGAAGGTGAAGGAGAAGGTGATGCAGAAGACGCTGAGTAATCAGCTCTGTTGATGCATTCCTTACAAATCAGGGGTTCGGGAGGTTAAACCATGTATCTGCTTGTCGGACTTGGCAATCCCGGACCTCAATATGCTGGCAATCGCCATAATATCGGCTTCATGGCGATTGACGAAATCGCCCGCCAGCATAATTTCGGCCCGTGGCGCCGCAAGTTTCAGGGCGAGATCAGTGAAGGCCAGATTGGCCGGAACAAGGTCTTGCTGCTCAAGCCAACCACCTTCATGAATGAATCCGGACGCGCGGTTTCCGAAGCCTGCCGCTTCTACAAGATCGCGCCGCAGGATGTCTATGTCTATCATGACGAGCTCGATCTCAGCCCCGGCAAGGTCAAGGCCAAACTGGGTGGCGGCGTGGCTGGCCACAATGGATTGCGCTCGACCGGAGCGCATATCGGCAATGATTTCCATCGCATCCGACTGGGTATCGGCCATCCGGGCCGTGAACGCGTAACCCAATGGGTGCTTGGTGACTTCGCCAAAGCCGACAGGGAATGGCTGGAGCCGACCCTTGACGCGCTGGCCTATACGGCCCCCAGCCTCATCGAGAATGATCTGGGCCGCTTCATGACAGATTTCAATCAGCGACTGGCCCCTCCGGTTAACGGACACAAGAAGGCCAGATCAAGATCCGCAAGCGCCGATGGCGCGCCTTCGCCCTCGGCAAAGAAGGCTGCATCCGGCAGCGCGGACAAGCAGAATGGCGGCGCAGAGAGCGCCCGCTCCGCACAGGCTGCGGAGCCACCAAGAAATGCGATGGCCGAAGCGCTTAAGCGTCTGGTCACCAGAGACAAGGATGAATAGCAATGGGTTTTAAATGCGGTATCGTGGGGCTGCCCAATGTCGGCAAGTCCACCCTGTTCAATGCGCTGACGAAAACCGCCGCAGCACAGGCAGCCAACTATCCTTTCTGCACCATTGAGCCGAATACCGGCGATGTTGCCGTGCCGGACCCGCGCATGGATGCCATTGCCAAGATCGCAGGCTCCAAGGAGCTGATTCCCACACGCCTGACCTTCGTTGACATTGCCGGCCTTGTGCGCGGCGCTTCCAAGGGCGAAGGGCTGGGCAACCAGTTTCTGGCCAACATCCGCGAAGTGGATGCCATCGTGCATGTGCTGCGCTGCTTTGAAGATGACGACATCACCCATGTCGAGGGCAAGATCGATCCGGTAACCGATGCGGAAACCGTCGAGACCGAACTGATGATCTCGGACATGGAAAGCCTTGAACGTCGTGTCGCCAACCTGCGCAAGCGCGGCCAGACCGGCGACAAGGAAGCCAAGACACAGGCCGCCCTGATGGATCGCCTGCTGGAACTGCTCCATGATGGCAAGCCCGGTCGCATGCTCGAAGTGGCTGACGATGAGGAACGCAAGGCCGTCAACGGCCTCAACCTGCTGACGACCAAGCCGGTTCTCTATATCTGCAATGTCGATGAGGAAAGCTCCGCTACCGGCAATGCCTTCTCAAAGGCCGTGGAAGAAATGGCTGAGAAGCAGGGCGCAGGTGCTGTGGTCATCTCGGCCGCCATCGAAGCCGAAATCTCCCAGCTTGATGCCGAGGAGCAGGCCGAATTTCTCGAAACCCTCAGCCTTGAAGAGCCGGGCCTCGACCGCATGATCCGCGCAGGCTACGACCTGTTGCATCTGATCACCTATTTCACCGCAGGCCCGAAAGAAACCCGCGCTTGGACCGTGACCCGCGGCTGCAAGGCCCCGCAGGCCGCAGGCGTTATCCATACCGATTTCGAACGCGGCTTCATCCGCGCCCAGACCATCGCCTATGCCGATTATGTTGCTCTGGGCGGAGAAACCGCAGCCAAGGAAGCTGGCAAGGCCCGCGATGAAGGCAAGGAATATGTCGTCCAGGACGGCGACGTCATGCTCTTCAAGTTCAACACCTGATGGCCCTGCCGGACAAGGCAAGCAAGCATTGAAATAAGGAAAAGGCCGGGAGCTGAAACAGCCCCGGCCTTTTTTACGGCTTACGCGCTACCGGCAGATGGTCACGACCGGGCCGATAAAGCGCATGATGCAACTAGTCACGCTCGACACAAACGGCAATGCCCATACCGCCGCCGATGCAGAGGGTGGCGAGGCCCTTCTTGGCGTCCCGCCGTTCCATTTCATGCAGCAGGGTGACGAAAATACGCGCGCCCGAAGCGCCGATCGGATGACCAAGAGCAATGGCGCCGCCATTGACATTGACCTTTTCACGATCCCAGCCCATTTCGTCATTGACGGCAGCGGCCTGCGCGGCAAAGGCTTCGTTGGCTTCGATCAGATCGAGATCTTCCGGCTTCCAGCCTGCCTTGTTGAGAGCCTTGCGAGAGGCGGCAATCGGCCCGGTGCCCATGATCGCCGGATCAACCCCGGCAGTCGCCCATGCCACAACTCTGGCCATCGGCTTGATGCCGCGCTTTTCGGCTTCTTCGCCTGTCATCATCAACACCGCAGCAGCACCGTCATTGATGCCCGAGGCGTTGCCTGCAGTAACCGAGCCATCTTTCTTGAAGGCCGGACGCAGCTTGCCAAGCGTATCAATGGTGGTTTCAGGACGAATGAACTCGTCTTTCTCGACAATCACCTCGCCCTTGCGGGTATGAACGGAAACAGGAACAATTTCCGCTTCGAACTTGCCAGCAGCCTGAGCCTCGGCAGCTCGACGCTGGGATTCCGCGGCCAGACGGTCCTGATTTTCGCGAGAAATGCCGCTGGTTGTTGCAACATTCTCCGCCGTAATCCCCATGTGATAATCATTGAAGGCATCCCACAGGCCATCCTTGATCATGGTATCTTCCATGCCGGCAGGGCCCATTTTGACACCGTTGCGCAGATGCAGGACATGGGGAGCCTTGCTCATATTTTCCTGCCCGCCGGCAATGATGATGGCAGCATCGCCCGACTTGATCGACTGCATGCCAAGAGCCACAGCGCGCAGCCCCGAGCCGCAAACCTGATTGATCGTCAACGCCGTCGAGCTGTCTGGCAGCCCGCTTTTGATCGCGGCCTGACGGGCCGGGTTCTGCCCCTGCCCTGCGGTGAGCACCTGACCGAGAATAACGTCAGACACTTCCAGAGGATCCACATTGGCTTTTTCCAGCAGAGCCCGAATGACCGTGGCACCCAATTCATGAGCGGGAACGGTTGACAGACCGCCGTTGAAGTTACCGACCGCAGTTCTGGCGGCAGCAGCAATAATAATATCAGTCATCATTGATATCCAATTTTCGTTACATCTGAAGACTTGTCGCACAGCGAATATGAGGCAGGCAGGAAAAGGCAACTTGGAATGCTTGCCCTGCCTGCCTCTGTCGCCCCACCCCCAAGTCAGGAGAAGTCGCTTGAGAGATGAGGTTTGTCACCGGACACGCTGCCCGCTGACCAGTCCCGAAAAGGACAATCAGGCCGAAATGGCCATTTCGGAGATGTCGTCTGCGACAATCAGGCTTGCCTCGGTTGCTTCCATGACCTGTTCGACCGTCACGCCGGGGGCCAGCTCGCGCAGAAGCAGCCCGTCATCTGTCGGCTCGATCACCGCCAGATCGGTCACGATCAGATCCACCCGTCGTGTCGCCGTCAGCGGTAGATTGCATTGCTTGACAATCTTGGGACTACCCTTGGCCGTATGGGTCATGG
It encodes the following:
- the ychF gene encoding redox-regulated ATPase YchF, whose amino-acid sequence is MGFKCGIVGLPNVGKSTLFNALTKTAAAQAANYPFCTIEPNTGDVAVPDPRMDAIAKIAGSKELIPTRLTFVDIAGLVRGASKGEGLGNQFLANIREVDAIVHVLRCFEDDDITHVEGKIDPVTDAETVETELMISDMESLERRVANLRKRGQTGDKEAKTQAALMDRLLELLHDGKPGRMLEVADDEERKAVNGLNLLTTKPVLYICNVDEESSATGNAFSKAVEEMAEKQGAGAVVISAAIEAEISQLDAEEQAEFLETLSLEEPGLDRMIRAGYDLLHLITYFTAGPKETRAWTVTRGCKAPQAAGVIHTDFERGFIRAQTIAYADYVALGGETAAKEAGKARDEGKEYVVQDGDVMLFKFNT
- a CDS encoding ribose-phosphate pyrophosphokinase, which translates into the protein MKLLAGNSNPTLTKRIADYLGIEISDVSVRRFADQEIFIEVHENVRGQDVFVVQPTSYPANDHLMELLILIDALRRASARRITAVVPYFGYARQDRKPGPRTPISAKLVANLISNAGADRVLTLDLHAAQIQGFFDIPTDNLYAAPVFSRDILERNEIEDVMVVSPDVGGVVRARALAKRIGAPLSIVDKRRERAGESEVMNIIGDVTGRNCVLVDDIIDSGGTLCNAAEALINKGAASVTAYITHGVLSGGAVARITSSKLRELVITDSIEPTEAVINAHNIRVLSVANLLGEAISRTANEQSVSSLFD
- a CDS encoding metalloregulator ArsR/SmtB family transcription factor: MRTHTSIALSLAALGHETRLEVFRLLVRAGDEGLNVGEIGQHLDMAASTLAHHLKVLVDAGLVIQERQGRQIVNRVDYDEMRNTISFLTAECCAGVTLPREGAA
- the pth gene encoding aminoacyl-tRNA hydrolase, whose amino-acid sequence is MYLLVGLGNPGPQYAGNRHNIGFMAIDEIARQHNFGPWRRKFQGEISEGQIGRNKVLLLKPTTFMNESGRAVSEACRFYKIAPQDVYVYHDELDLSPGKVKAKLGGGVAGHNGLRSTGAHIGNDFHRIRLGIGHPGRERVTQWVLGDFAKADREWLEPTLDALAYTAPSLIENDLGRFMTDFNQRLAPPVNGHKKARSRSASADGAPSPSAKKAASGSADKQNGGAESARSAQAAEPPRNAMAEALKRLVTRDKDE
- a CDS encoding acetyl-CoA C-acetyltransferase, with the protein product MTDIIIAAAARTAVGNFNGGLSTVPAHELGATVIRALLEKANVDPLEVSDVILGQVLTAGQGQNPARQAAIKSGLPDSSTALTINQVCGSGLRAVALGMQSIKSGDAAIIIAGGQENMSKAPHVLHLRNGVKMGPAGMEDTMIKDGLWDAFNDYHMGITAENVATTSGISRENQDRLAAESQRRAAEAQAAGKFEAEIVPVSVHTRKGEVIVEKDEFIRPETTIDTLGKLRPAFKKDGSVTAGNASGINDGAAAVLMMTGEEAEKRGIKPMARVVAWATAGVDPAIMGTGPIAASRKALNKAGWKPEDLDLIEANEAFAAQAAAVNDEMGWDREKVNVNGGAIALGHPIGASGARIFVTLLHEMERRDAKKGLATLCIGGGMGIAVCVERD
- a CDS encoding 50S ribosomal protein L25/general stress protein Ctc, with the protein product MAFEFKAERRDRVGKGSARALRREGKIPAVIYGDKKDPISIAIPYKETNLQIHKGGFLTHIGTVEVDGEQIQVIPRDYQLDVVRDFPLHVDFLRVSRSTRITVGVPVDFINEEACPGLKRGGALNIVRREVEVECPATEIPESFVFDLKEADLGDSIHISAITMPAGVTPTITDRDFTIATIAAPAGYNEPAEGEGEGDAEDAE
- a CDS encoding permease; the protein is MTDFALNIRSRTTHFTQRLWTKEKVWLFIAGLLTILLIFEPGQAAKSAQFAARNLLEIAPFLILSISMAAYAGASGADGLIARAFSGSAAIMILFAALAGGLSPFCSCGVIPLIAALLAMGVPLSAVMAFWLASPVMDPSMFILTAGVLGIEFAIAKTLAAIGLGLLGGYVVHMLNRTGRLNDPLREGVGNGGCGGAKVRTVRPVIWKFWQEEERVAKFIAEGIKTTLFLAKWLALAFLLESLMMAWLPAELVARSLGGSGLMPIIIATLVGVPAYLNGYAALPLVGELIRQGMTPGAGLSFLVAGSVTSLPAAIAVWALVRKKIFFLYLGIALTGSLGAGLLFQYWTAI